The region TTTCAGGATCTGCCTCAAACATTGGTAAAATTTGATTATATGAAAGACCAATAATTGGGTCTCCACCAATACCAACAGCAGTTGAAATTCCAAAACCTTCATTACATACTTGATTTGCACCTTCATAAGTTAATGTTCCAGATTTTGAAATAAGACCAACATTACCTTTTTTGAAAATCATACCAGGCATAATTCCAATCTTACACTCTTCAGCCGTGATAATACCAGGACAATTTGGTCCTATAGTTTTCATTCCATGTTTAGTAGCGTGAGCTTTAGCCATTTGCATATCTTTAACAGGAGCACCTTCTGTGATGATAACTGCTAGTTCTATGCCTGCCTCAGCAGCTTCCATTACAGCATCTCCAACAAAAGCAGGTGGAACAAAAATCATAGAAACTGTAGCTCCTGTAGTAGCAACAGCCTCTTTAACTGTGTTAAATACTGGTTTACCTAGATGCTCTTGACCACCTTTATTTGGAGTAACACCACCAACAATTTTTGTTCCATATGCTAAACATTGCTCAGCATGAAAAGAACCCTCTTTACCTGTAAAACCTTGAACGATTACTTTTGTATTTTTGTTTACTAAAATTGACATTAATTACTCTCCTATGCTTGTTTTGCAGCAGCTACTGCTTTTGCAGCACCATCACCCAAATCACTACCAACAATTAAGTTAGGAATATTTGCATTTTTAAGAATCTCTGCAGCCTCAGGAGCATTTGTTCCATCAAGGCGTACAATAACAGGGACATTAACATCAGTAATCTTAGTTGCTTCTATAATACCATTAGCAATACGATCACAACGAACAATTCCACCAAAAATATTTACAAAAATAGCTTTTACCTTTGGATTTTTAAGAATAATCTCAAAACCTTTAGCAACAGTTTCAGCATTTGCACTACCACCAACATCAAGGAAGTTTGCAGGAGTTCCACCCATATAGTTAATAGTGTCCATAGTACCCATAGCAAGACCAGCACCATTAACCATACAACCTATTTCACCATCAAGAGCTACATAAGAAAGACCATATTGAGCAGCCTCTCTTTCATCAGCATCTTCTTCAGTTATGTCACGCATAGCAGCAATTTCTGGCTGGCGACCTAAAGCAGAATTATCAAAGCCCATCTTTCCATCAAGTGCTAAAAATTCACCCTTACCTGTTTTAACAAGTGGATTTATTTCTATCATTTCAGCATCGTTTTCCATATAAAGTTTAAAAAGTTTATGTGCAAATTTAATAATATTCTTTTGCTCATCTTTATCTGTTAAACCAAGACCAAATGCTAATTCACGACCATGAAAACTTTGAAAACCAATAGCAGGGTCAACAGGAATAGTTACAATTTTTTCTGGTGTATTTGCTGCTACATCTTCAATATTCATACCACCCTCAGTAGATGCCATAATTAAAGGCATCTCAGAAGAACGATCTAAAACTACAGAAAGATAAAGTTCTGCTTGAATATCTGCACCATCTTCTATGTAAAGCTTTTGAACTAGTTTACCTTCAGGACCTGTTTGGTGAGTCACTAAAGTCATTCCAAGTATTTCATTAGACAAAGTTTCAACTTCTTCTAAAGATTTAGCAAGCTTTACACCACCACCTAGACCACGTCCACCAGCGTGAATTTGAGCTTTAACAACCCAAATAGGTCCACCTAATTGCTCAGCAGCAGTTACTGCATCTTTAACACTCTCAACCATTATCCCTTTTGGTGTAGGTACGCCATACTTTTTGAAAATCTGTTTCGCTTGATATTCATGTATATTCATCTATTCTCCTTGTTTTAAATTGGAAGTTATTTAACTTCGTCTCTATTTAATTTCATATTGTGCACGACCTATTTTATATAAATCTTCACCATGTGTATCGTTGATTACGGTTACTGGAAAATCAACCACTTCTAATTTTCTTACAGCTTCTGGACCTAACTCTTCATAAGCGATAATTTCTGCACTTTTAATCTGCTTACCTAAGAGTGCACCAGCTCCACCAGTTGCACCAAAATATATAGCTTTATGCTCTTGACAAGCATCTGTAACATCTTTATTTCTTTTACCCTTACCTATCATTCCTTTTAAACCCTCTGCTATAAGCCTTGGAGAGTAAGAATCCATACGATAAGATGTAGTAGGTCCTGCACTTCCAATAGGATCACCCGGTTTAGGTGGTGTAGGTCCAACAAAATATATTACAGCGCCTTTAACATCAAAAGGAAGTTCTTTTCCCTCATCAAGTAAATCAACTAACCTTTTGTGAGCAGCATCTCTAGCTGTATAAATAGTACCACTTAGATACACAATATCGCCACTGTGTAACTCTGAAACAGTTTCATCACTTAGTGGAGTTGTTAAATGATATGTTTTACTCATGGTTTTCCTTTATATAGTGATATGTGTATGTCTTGAACTATGACACTGCACATTTACTGAAACTGGCAAAGAAGCGATATGACAAGGATTGGCTTCTATGTGTACAGCCAAAACTGTCTCTGTTCCACCCATTCCCATAGTACCTATTCCAAGTTTATTTAGTTCTATTTTTATTATATCTTCTAATTCTGCCATTTCAGGATCTTCATTTATAGAACCTATGTTACGAAATAACGCATGCTTAGAAGAAATCACAGCTTTTTCAAATGTACCACCAATGCCAACTCCTACAGTAAGAGGAGGACAAGGATTTGGCCCAGCATCTGAGATACACTCTTTTACATACTCTATAACACCCTGCTTTCCAGCAGCTGGTGGAAATACTCTTGCACGAGAAACATTTTCACTACCGCCACCTTTTGCAGCATATTCTATATCTATTTTATCACCCGCAACGATATCTAAATGAATAATAGCCGGTAAGTTATAACCAACTGTATCTTTTAAATTTGCGCGAGAAAAAGGCTCACAAGTTGAAGCTCTAAGATAACCCTCAATATAACCTTTTTCAGTTCCTTCGTTAATAGCATCTTTTAAAAGACCACCTATAACTTTAACATCAGCACCTATTTTTACAAAAAATACAGCAAGCCCAGTATCTTGACAAAGAGGACGAGCTTCACTGCTTGCAATATCAGCATTATCCAAAAGTTGTTTTAGAACTTCTCTACTTACAGGACTTTTTTCATTCTTATAAGCCTCTTTCATAGCGTTTAAAGCATCTTCTGGTAAATTTGAAGCAGAATATACAATTAT is a window of uncultured Sulfurimonas sp. DNA encoding:
- the sucD gene encoding succinate--CoA ligase subunit alpha, producing the protein MSILVNKNTKVIVQGFTGKEGSFHAEQCLAYGTKIVGGVTPNKGGQEHLGKPVFNTVKEAVATTGATVSMIFVPPAFVGDAVMEAAEAGIELAVIITEGAPVKDMQMAKAHATKHGMKTIGPNCPGIITAEECKIGIMPGMIFKKGNVGLISKSGTLTYEGANQVCNEGFGISTAVGIGGDPIIGLSYNQILPMFEADPETEAIVMIGEIGGDLEIQAAKLIKEQITKPVVAFIAGQTAPKGKTMGHAGAIVSGSAGTAKEKMDALEAAGVKVVVSPAEIGKAVAELLAK
- a CDS encoding fumarate hydratase — protein: MREITYEEIVKNVRDIIVYSASNLPEDALNAMKEAYKNEKSPVSREVLKQLLDNADIASSEARPLCQDTGLAVFFVKIGADVKVIGGLLKDAINEGTEKGYIEGYLRASTCEPFSRANLKDTVGYNLPAIIHLDIVAGDKIDIEYAAKGGGSENVSRARVFPPAAGKQGVIEYVKECISDAGPNPCPPLTVGVGIGGTFEKAVISSKHALFRNIGSINEDPEMAELEDIIKIELNKLGIGTMGMGGTETVLAVHIEANPCHIASLPVSVNVQCHSSRHTHITI
- the sucC gene encoding ADP-forming succinate--CoA ligase subunit beta, which codes for MNIHEYQAKQIFKKYGVPTPKGIMVESVKDAVTAAEQLGGPIWVVKAQIHAGGRGLGGGVKLAKSLEEVETLSNEILGMTLVTHQTGPEGKLVQKLYIEDGADIQAELYLSVVLDRSSEMPLIMASTEGGMNIEDVAANTPEKIVTIPVDPAIGFQSFHGRELAFGLGLTDKDEQKNIIKFAHKLFKLYMENDAEMIEINPLVKTGKGEFLALDGKMGFDNSALGRQPEIAAMRDITEEDADEREAAQYGLSYVALDGEIGCMVNGAGLAMGTMDTINYMGGTPANFLDVGGSANAETVAKGFEIILKNPKVKAIFVNIFGGIVRCDRIANGIIEATKITDVNVPVIVRLDGTNAPEAAEILKNANIPNLIVGSDLGDGAAKAVAAAKQA
- a CDS encoding Fe-S-containing hydro-lyase — translated: MSKTYHLTTPLSDETVSELHSGDIVYLSGTIYTARDAAHKRLVDLLDEGKELPFDVKGAVIYFVGPTPPKPGDPIGSAGPTTSYRMDSYSPRLIAEGLKGMIGKGKRNKDVTDACQEHKAIYFGATGGAGALLGKQIKSAEIIAYEELGPEAVRKLEVVDFPVTVINDTHGEDLYKIGRAQYEIK